One window of Mauremys mutica isolate MM-2020 ecotype Southern chromosome 6, ASM2049712v1, whole genome shotgun sequence genomic DNA carries:
- the PRXL2C gene encoding peroxiredoxin-like 2C isoform X1: MANLPAAPITRQIGSRDRARLSGQEAGELRDAARRLVVDGDGQRIPFGALFRDHRAIVVFVRHFLCYTCKEYVEDLAKIPKNLLQEAKVRLIVIGQSSHHHIKPFCSLTGYSHEIYVDPEREIYKILGMKKGEAAMSVQSPHVKSNLLSGSIRSMWRAMTGPAFDFQGDPAQQGGTLILGPGSKVHFVHLDKNRLDHAPISTVLQLAGVKTVNFTNKHQIIDV; the protein is encoded by the exons ATGGCGAATCTCCCAGCAGCCCCGATCACACGGCAAATCGGTAGCCGCGATCGCGCGCGGCTCAGCGGCCAGGAGGCGGGGGAGCTGCGAGACGCCGCCCGGCGCCTGGTGGTGGACGGAGACGGGCAGAGGATCCCGTTCGGGGCCCTGTTCCGGGATCACAGAGCCATCGTGGTGTTCgtgcgg CATTTCTTATGTTACACCTGCAAAGAATATGTAGAAGATCTGGCAAAAATTCCCAAGAATTTGTTACAA GAGGCAAAAGTGAGACTGATAGTTATTGGACAGTCATCTCACCATCACATTAAG CCGTTTTGTAGTTTGACGGGCTATTCCCATGAAATCTATGTCGATCCAGAGAGGGAGATTTATAAAATACTTGGCATGAAAAAAGGTGAAGCAGCCATGTCAG TGCAGAGCCCACATGTGAAATCAAACTTGCTGTCAGGAAGTATCAGAAGTATGTGGAGAGCAATGACTGGCCCTGCTTTTGATTTTCAGGGAGATCCAGCTCAGCAGGGGGGGACTTTGATTTTAGGCCCAG GTAGCAAAGTCCACTTTGTGCACCTTGATAAAAATAGGTTGGATCATGCTCCCATTAGCACAGTTTTGCAGCTTGCAGGAGTTAAAACGGTAAATTTCACAAACAAACATCAAATTATTGACGTTTGA
- the PRXL2C gene encoding peroxiredoxin-like 2C isoform X2 produces MLPFQHFLCYTCKEYVEDLAKIPKNLLQEAKVRLIVIGQSSHHHIKPFCSLTGYSHEIYVDPEREIYKILGMKKGEAAMSVQSPHVKSNLLSGSIRSMWRAMTGPAFDFQGDPAQQGGTLILGPGSKVHFVHLDKNRLDHAPISTVLQLAGVKTVNFTNKHQIIDV; encoded by the exons ATGTTACCTTTTCAGCATTTCTTATGTTACACCTGCAAAGAATATGTAGAAGATCTGGCAAAAATTCCCAAGAATTTGTTACAA GAGGCAAAAGTGAGACTGATAGTTATTGGACAGTCATCTCACCATCACATTAAG CCGTTTTGTAGTTTGACGGGCTATTCCCATGAAATCTATGTCGATCCAGAGAGGGAGATTTATAAAATACTTGGCATGAAAAAAGGTGAAGCAGCCATGTCAG TGCAGAGCCCACATGTGAAATCAAACTTGCTGTCAGGAAGTATCAGAAGTATGTGGAGAGCAATGACTGGCCCTGCTTTTGATTTTCAGGGAGATCCAGCTCAGCAGGGGGGGACTTTGATTTTAGGCCCAG GTAGCAAAGTCCACTTTGTGCACCTTGATAAAAATAGGTTGGATCATGCTCCCATTAGCACAGTTTTGCAGCTTGCAGGAGTTAAAACGGTAAATTTCACAAACAAACATCAAATTATTGACGTTTGA